The nucleotide window GGTCAAACATGCATTTGCAgctgatcttattaataccctccttgattggttcaaaattggacacaatattcattctGGCCAatgggcaggtagttctcatggtgaTAAGGCTCATTCATACTTCACTGAATTGCATTGCAGCTGTTAAAATTGAGTACCACTGCATTTTGTTGCACTGCATTAAAATTTGTACACAATCCAATTTGTTGTACTGCAGGCCTTGCTTGCTCTAACTGGTGTGGCAGTGGTTTTGTTGAGGTGAAGCacattgattttacaatattttttaccGCATTCTGCTGCATGTGGTGACCTGCTTTGACCTGGAGTAATTTTCAGGATAGCAATGAAAGTGACAACATTTAATGCTGATTTACAGGAGTGCGATGCATTTGCAGTGAAGTATGAGTGGACCTTTAGAGTTGCTGTTATGCGCACAAAAAGATTACAATTAtgtaaggcctaaaaattgtttgattaggcGTAACCCGACTGACCCTAAAAATAGTCCCacccctagactttttttcttattttttttaaatatataattttttttttaaagttccaaAAGCTAGCCTTTATCATAGgtgatttacagcttaaaatgtaaacaaatttgtTTAATTGCCGACTGacctaccccaattttttttgttacgccaatcaaacacatttttaggcctaatgcatTAAAATGTACAGTATAGAGTAGATATACACTAAGTACAATAgtgtttgcttgttattttttgTAAACTACATGAATCAAATAATACTTTTGTATTCACTACAAGTTTTTGtgacaaagggctattccagttgaaatccatacaccccctgtggaagacatgacattaatctcccacacagggagtgtgaatttcaaatggacttacctgaatgggtgactccatttgaaatctacaccccctgtgtaggagattaaggtcatgtgttccatagtaTTGAGTTTGTTAGCTGGAATAGCATAAattcgaagaaaaaaataaaagaaacctAATATAGTATGAGCAACAAAAAAACCTTTGCCAATTTAAGCTTCTTCAAAACTAGATTAatattttaaccccctgagcactacctgcctatctaacattgcttctgattggtcaattacatgatatcttcactttaatcaccaattagaATGCAAATTTACCCCAAACAATGtggctgattggtccaattgataaagaaacttctttttggccaatcggcaggtagttctcaaggGGTTAACAGTCTCTCCATTAATTGTAACATTATAATAAGAAAGCTGAAAATAGGAAAAATGTCCCTGcctgggaatcaaacccaggacctaCAATTTATGAGGCATGTGCTAATTTAGACTAAATCCTTCTTTTGTCTTCACTGTATTTGTATTGACGCTTGTAGTGACGACTGAAAATCTTATCCTCATATCATGACGACACTATCGGCGTCTGTGTCCCACGCCGTTGAACCATGCCACTGTGGCAAGATCACAGTCTGAAGgtctaaaatatattttcaatatcaAACACCttcaaaatgtcactttgtacaCAACTGCCAGTTTCGGACACTTTTTTTAACACACAAGTTTCTCAGTTTTCAACCCAGAATGTTGacaatgagggcagcagtctaggactAAACATCATGTTTGCTTGGACCTGTTTCttcagtttggtttgggtagggatgtgcctcAGAGAATCTGCAAGTGGAtccatatttataccaattttcaaagaaaatttgacccattttttatatCAGAGACCCAGATATTTTGCTTAGTAATTTAACACAATTTTGTGcaatttatacaaaataataaaaacaaaatgaaattatgGCTCCAGTTTAATAGGTAAAAATAGAGATATACAATGTATTTGTACCAAAATTGCCAGCAACAGGTGTATTTTTATACCAGAGGTCGGAGATAAGACTCATTTGTGatacatccctgtatggtcatttgtaccgtGTACCCCACTGGGTTCAGCCTTCATCATGTTTCTGTGGCTATGTGATCAATGCACAAGATTTATACAAGACCACAGAGTTGAACCCAGGACCAAAGGGTGCTTAAGACTTATGTCATATCCATTTCATAGCCACAGAATTTCTATGATTAGTCAAACAAATGTGGGGCATTGTGATCTGAGGgccacccaacaaacacaaaacgttttgacatcaaaacatttaaatgttgggttatataaagggtataaaacattttcataacatttaaaaacattattgataacctcctgcaaatattctaacataatgttatttaagtgttgacaaaatatttggcaaaatattttattgCAACATTTTATTTCGCaaaaattttttgccaaatattttggtcatgaaaatgttttaaaacattttaaaaataggtttgtattgtgttttcatacataacatttaaaatacgtaacatgacctttatataacccgacattttaatgttattaaaacattttttccaaaatccaaaatataacctgtttaaaacgttttaaaaacattttgtgtttgctgggcagttctATCAATTTTATGGCTTGCATCCGTGGGTTGCTTCCAGTTGTCAAAATAATTATTGAGATATGATAACTTTATGTTACTGAAAACAGTAACATTCACAATGTTATATGTCGCTATATGTTCATATGTAGTTATTATTATACCTCAAAGTCAATTTTActaacatcagactcatttagctgtATATATGtgactcagtggcacaaagacatatgtccattgGCACCTGCTGTATGATGATGTTTCCAGTGATAGTGCatgcagttagcagcctggacaaccgattctttagaaatgcttagtcgcgctgaaagtcgatcgatacatgttaaaatcagcacaattcagagatacacctttttgctatgaaattcattttctcggtcaaatataaagcaatattttttttttcttcagtaatgtcagttaaaaacttggtgcttggatatacattttttttacaaatcctggtgttaaaattaagcatcaaattgtgtcttttagtgtgatatttttgattttgataggccttcagttcgcacgagctttttacggaattcatttttagcgtctcaaactaatatagtttgctaaagaaagatatttcccacctctgtaaagcacatcgtgtgggtctatatattatagttttgttagaatttccgtttttattttacccttttccctccatactccgaaaatgtctaactcagtacttttatctcgagagcaaccaacagaaatagtcgatatttcctttgttgtttatccaggtcaattttccattgaaagcaaattgcccgaccagcgatttgatagcccaaatccccaattgagtgttctggttaaacatgatcagtaggagcgctataggcctgggaatttctttgctatattgaagttctagcaacactgtagccatgccggtattcctattaaacccagggatatcgatccacaatgctagtattagccttagatttcacaaaaaaaaaaaaaaaaatggtcagccggcagttaaaatagtgaaatgaaaacgcaaattctgacaaaactatgatatatcgctcacggtgatgtgcgttagaaagttgggaaaaatccttcattagcgatctatcttactttgaaaagctaaaaggttgatccaaaaaaaggctcgcggaccgagtttaagcctatcaaaatcgaaaatcttacactaaatgactaaatttcacgcctaagtttaacactagaatttgaaaaaaaaaatacagtatcaagcactacaatttttcctgacatttactgaaaaaatgaaaatgattgcttttcatttggccgagaaaattaattttacatcgaaaaggtgtaactaaaaatttagctcatttcaacaccaaatttgatcgtttgtattgcctcattaaatgactgagtgagccttgccaaacaaaagaatcggttgtgcaggctgctaactgcatGCACTTTAAAATGAGCATATAAACACATGTGCTATATGCATGAGTAAACTTCTGTATATCACAGATGATCATACATACACAACAGCTAGCTAATGGACTtacatctttgtgccgctgaTTCATCAATATTTCATCCATAGGTTTTACTGTCATGTTTCAATCCACTTTTCaatttatgatgtatattttcacattgggctattcctggggctattccagttgaaatttatacaccccctatggaagatatgaccttaatctcctacacagggagtgtagatttcaaatggagtcactcattcagataccccatttgaaatctacactccgtgtggaaaattaaggtcatgtcttccatgggtgtgtctggatttcaactggaataacccaatcagAAGTAGTTAATATTTTCATATGTACAAtttacttgtactgagatgttgatgcgtctaatgcactcccccttcggggctcatgcattagacgcatcaacatctcagtacatgtgcattattttgtacaatttcactcccacaTTATATTTATTAGGCTATAATTCAATGACTTGACCTTTGATTCAATAGTTCTATACCCACTTTTGTCTGTCTTACATTGGTGGATCATGTTTCTTGTTATGTTTAATCCTTttttgtccttaaaatgactacagAATATGTGTTTGCGATATAGAGGGCACCCTTATTCCACCTCATTCCACGTGGATGATTCAATCCTTTGTAAATACAACACTCAAACTCTCCACTGCTAGAGTATTGGTGAACATGTCCTGTGTTGATGTATACATTCTTCTTGTCAGTCGAGTCATCAAGTCTTGAAACAGCAACAAAAAAAATGATTGTCGTCATCGTACGCCACACCTTTTGGAAGACCAGGGTGACCATCAACCATGAAAGAATCTATATGGAAGATAGTATTGTCAGCGCTATCTTCAATTGCTAGGTCTACAGCAGTTACTAATCCGGCCTTCCAATCACAAACAAGTACATGATGTCGGCCATTTTGgtggtcattttggcggccattttggaaattgcCTACTGCTAGGAAGTGTGGTTCAATATTGAGATTCACCTTTCCCACCCATTCCCATGTACTGTCCAATTCCTTATGAATCGTGATCACTTTCCGACGAACATCACCAACTAGAATCTGGCCGTCTAAAGCAACCTCGATTGAATATGCTTTTGGTCTGTCTTCATGACTATCAGTACCACCTTTGATGTTAAAGCTGTAtagaaaagcgccctctttgtcgAAGATTTTCACAAAACGTGTTTGATCAACGACAGCAACATGTTTTGGCGAAGTGAACGCTACATCTGTTGGATACAggtgttttgtttctttctttgtttcatcaaatttcattgCTACTTGGTAATCATACGCTTTATCAAACATATATACTCTCCCAAGTCGGTGCTCCACAACAACAATATCCCCGTCCGCGGACACCGCTAGACTTTTGGCAGTTTGGAATTCTCCATCCCCAGTCCCTTCGTTACCGAATTCATTGAATGGTTTGGTTTCACAATCATCTTCAGATCTCAAGTCTACTTGAATTTGATCAGGAACTACATGTAGGTCAACATTATCATATCCATGGGTGGGCTGTGACGGTTTATCATTTCTTGTGGTTGGATCAGGATCTTGGTCAGGAGTTAGTTCAGCATTATCATAGCCATTGGGCTGTATCACTGGTTTGTCGTCTCTTGCAGTTTTCGGCAGATGATGATCTTGTGAGTTCAGGTTGTGGTCCGTACTAGGCAATGATGTATTCACATTCTGAGGATAGTtggaaaaagttttaaaaaatgttaaaaagcaAAATGGAAACCAAAACAAGCatttgacaatttaaaaaaaattgaaatatctcaaaagCTGCAAATGGGTGGATTGATAGTCAAAACTCAAAACTATGAAAATGTCCACcaatttttgcagcaattttgccacaatttgttgattttgaccccacatgaaattcactttgccccccccaatgcccccccccaaaaaaaaaattcctggtgccaccactgactACCACCCACATGCTGTTAactcatttaaagccatattgtagcaTTTGCTGTGGAGGACACCCtcaatgggtttttttaaatctGTTTTTACATTATTGTAATGTGCATTTGTAAAGTAAGATATCCTGGaaaatagttttgtcaaaatctgtgatTTTAAATAAACTGTCTGAACAAgacaatttattatttattttaagtgaTTATGATAGAAATCTTAGTCGAAcgtgtatgcgatgttcataactcAGTACTTATGGCATGAGGGATGGTCATACACACACACGACTGATGGAGTGAAAgtcattggcgctggtagtaaaatTTTCTTTgcgttacctcacttgttcggctcaaaattaaaaggggacatatctgacagtaaaagctaacattttatggaaaaaaaatactaatctatttttatggaaatgttaccatatatggctttaagtgaattCCAGATGATcaagaaaatgtgcatatttatgtAGTTTTTCCAAAGCCTTTTtatagcattttatttaaaaagcaccctatgaatgtgtgccaacaATAAAATTGCTTGAACAGATTTTTTGGACTTTTCCATGGAGTTTTTTTTACATGGAGACGTG belongs to Amphiura filiformis chromosome 18, Afil_fr2py, whole genome shotgun sequence and includes:
- the LOC140139791 gene encoding uncharacterized protein, encoding MGSLCCCLRSAGDKSVVSYHNMGDENGQRGDQKKIIKSEIPNENVNTSLPSTDHNLNSQDHHLPKTARDDKPVIQPNGYDNAELTPDQDPDPTTRNDKPSQPTHGYDNVDLHVVPDQIQVDLRSEDDCETKPFNEFGNEGTGDGEFQTAKSLAVSADGDIVVVEHRLGRVYMFDKAYDYQVAMKFDETKKETKHLYPTDVAFTSPKHVAVVDQTRFVKIFDKEGAFLYSFNIKGGTDSHEDRPKAYSIEVALDGQILVGDVRRKVITIHKELDSTWEWVGKVNLNIEPHFLAVGNFQNGRQNDHQNGRHHVLVCDWKAGLVTAVDLAIEDSADNTIFHIDSFMVDGHPGLPKGVAYDDDNHFFCCCFKT